Proteins from a genomic interval of Watersipora subatra chromosome 10, tzWatSuba1.1, whole genome shotgun sequence:
- the LOC137406649 gene encoding zinc finger Y-chromosomal protein 2-like isoform X2 has product MFGMDNSSNANTKCVECMCLMTLLQEHISLKHSAQDTPHFELSEWQQAGYKQTIKWALKCDRCDFTTTNKARMFEHIANHQLLENTVQRINQSSAGAPAFSTPKLVKPIPVKEKPKHSSTPQPQLTPQFPLRPQVSSTPQLPYCPDVKKVDEQSDMSDASVYEASHMTPGSIMTQHDDDSPRATVKDEFPEPILIHMEETDIDEINRNQNQQPPPLEPNESGLQDEMGASSSQAPKSDINCQVCNFVALTTTGLIYHMRSEHNHFNCNSCSFVGGKALDLEEHMNRVHKSLLCIYCGVNGGNSRALRRHYSLDHRTKEKKCKRCDFTTSSQTTLTHHVNLVHHGRKPKSCPFCDYVTYTGAAVRQHVLAIHKKEKPFLCTQCPMAFARKFQVKEHLKRRHNIIEMPPSASGRFSASYSGSLPTKSPSGPMIEQGTHSDTSVDMLMSVSQL; this is encoded by the exons ATGTTCGGGATGGATAATTCCAGCAATGCA AACACAAAATGTGTAGAGTGCATGTGCCTGATGACTCTGCTCCAGGAGCATATCAGCTTGAAACACTCAGCTCAAGACACTCCACATTTTGAGCTTTCTGAGTGGCAGCAGGCGGGCTACAAACAGACTATTAAGTGGGCTCTGAAATGTGACCGCTGTGACTTCACCACTACAAACAAAGCGCGCATGTTTGAGCACATAGCGAATCATCAG CTGCTCGAGAATACTGTTCAGAGAATCAACCAATCATCTGCCGGTGCTCCAGCGTTTTCCACACCTAAGCTGGTAAAACCGATTCCAGTGAAGGAGAAGCCCAAGCACAGCTCTACACCACAACCTCAGCTCACGCCACAATTTCCATTGAGACCCCAAGTTTCTTCGACTCCTCAGCTCCCATATTGTCCAGATGTGAAAAAAGTGGACGAGCAGTCAGACATGAGTGATGCTAGCGTTTATGAGGCATCACACATGACCCCCGGCTCAATCATGACGCAACATGATGATG ATTCCCCAAGAGCAACAGTAAAGGATGAGTTCCCCGAACCCATCCTCATTCACATGGAGGAGACTGACATTGATGAGATAAACAGGAACCAAAATCAACAACCTCCTCCGTTG GAGCCAAATGAATCAGGACTTCAAGATGAAATGGGTGCATCATCGTCCCAGGCTCCTAAATCGGACATCAATTGCCAAGTGTGTAACTTTGTTGCATTGACTACCACTGGCCTGATTTACCACATGCGAAGTGAGCATAATCACTTCAACTGCAACTCTTGTAGTTTTGTTGGTGGAAAAGCCTTAGATCTAGAGGAACACATGAATCGGGTACATAAGTCGCTGCTATGTATTTACTGTGGCGTCAATGGAGGTAACTCCAGAGCTCTACGTAGACATTACTCTCTCGATCATAGAACTAAGGAGAAGAAATGTAAGCGCTGCGACTTTACAACATCTAGTCAGACCACTTTGACACATCATGTTAACTTGGTGCACCACGGTCGTAAGCCGAAGTCCTGCCCATTTTGTGATTACGTTACATATACTGGGGCTGCCGTAAGGCAGCATGTTCTTGCCATACACAAAAAGGAGAAACCATTTCTTTGCACCCAATGTCCGATGGCATTCGCAAGAAAGTTTCAAGTAAAAGAACATTTAAAACGACGACATAATATTATAGAAATGCCACCATCTGCGTCAGGAAGATTTTCTGCCAGCTATTCCGGAAGTCTCCCTACTAAAAGCCCGAGTGGTCCCATGATTGAACAAGGAACACACTCGGATACATCAGTTGACATGCTTATGAGCGTGTCTCAGTTGTAA
- the LOC137406649 gene encoding zinc finger Y-chromosomal protein 2-like isoform X1 produces the protein MFGMDNSSNANTKCVECMCLMTLLQEHISLKHSAQDTPHFELSEWQQAGYKQTIKWALKCDRCDFTTTNKARMFEHIANHQLLENTVQRINQSSAGAPAFSTPKLVKPIPVKEKPKHSSTPQPQLTPQFPLRPQVSSTPQLPYCPDVKKVDEQSDMSDASVYEASHMTPGSIMTQHDDDSPRATVKDEFPEPILIHMEETDIDEINRNQNQQPPPLTIAPNQIEPRAKRPPLTSPFQASQPAVSEGSHQCKWCEYKGASFANLMHHTRLEHKMFYCSICDFIGNKASDLEIHMTDFHKSMLCIYCGITSGNMRALRKHYSVDHGTKLKKCHQCSFVTSNKTILTHHVNREHHRRKPRACPYCDYVAYADNRLKQHVLAIHEKQTPFPCPQCATRFARKSQLKQHMRRRHQLEMPAEFSQFPELGYGMSMVTSDELGATQDNAPERAAELLDSSSLPQKTMLESGVAD, from the exons ATGTTCGGGATGGATAATTCCAGCAATGCA AACACAAAATGTGTAGAGTGCATGTGCCTGATGACTCTGCTCCAGGAGCATATCAGCTTGAAACACTCAGCTCAAGACACTCCACATTTTGAGCTTTCTGAGTGGCAGCAGGCGGGCTACAAACAGACTATTAAGTGGGCTCTGAAATGTGACCGCTGTGACTTCACCACTACAAACAAAGCGCGCATGTTTGAGCACATAGCGAATCATCAG CTGCTCGAGAATACTGTTCAGAGAATCAACCAATCATCTGCCGGTGCTCCAGCGTTTTCCACACCTAAGCTGGTAAAACCGATTCCAGTGAAGGAGAAGCCCAAGCACAGCTCTACACCACAACCTCAGCTCACGCCACAATTTCCATTGAGACCCCAAGTTTCTTCGACTCCTCAGCTCCCATATTGTCCAGATGTGAAAAAAGTGGACGAGCAGTCAGACATGAGTGATGCTAGCGTTTATGAGGCATCACACATGACCCCCGGCTCAATCATGACGCAACATGATGATG ATTCCCCAAGAGCAACAGTAAAGGATGAGTTCCCCGAACCCATCCTCATTCACATGGAGGAGACTGACATTGATGAGATAAACAGGAACCAAAATCAACAACCTCCTCCGTTG ACCATTGCACCAAACCAGATAGAACCACGAGCCAAAAGACCGCCCTTGACTTCGCCTTTTCAGGCTAGCCAGCCGGCAGTGAGTGAAGGCAGCCACCAGTGCAAGTGGTGTGAATACAAAGGCGCTAGTTTCGCCAATCTTATGCACCACACACGACTTGAACACAAAATGTTTTACTGTAGCATCTGTGATTTCATAGGTAACAAGGCCTCTGATCTGGAGATTCACATGACTGACTTTCATAAGTCTATGCTGTGTATATATTGTGGAATTACTAGTGGCAATATGCGTGCACTGAGAAAACATTACTCTGTGGATCACGGCACCAAGCTGAAAAAATGCCATCAATGCAGCTTTGTTACTTCCAACAAAACTATCCTGACACACCATGTGAACCGAGAACACCATAGACGCAAGCCCCGTGCGTGTCCGTATTGCGACTACGTCGCATACGCTGACAATCGCTTGAAGCAACATGTACTTGCTATTCATGAAAAGCAGACTCCGTTTCCATGCCCTCAGTGTGCGACTCGATTTGCAAGGAAGTCACAGCTGAAACAGCATATGCGTCGGAGGCACCAACTGGAGATGCCCGCAGAATTTTCTCAATTTCCTGAATTAGGATATGGCATGTCCATGGTGACCTCAGATGAACTTGGAGCCACTCAAGACAATGCACCAGAACGCGCTGCCGAACTACTTGATAGTTCCTCCTTACCTCAGAAAACTATGTTAGAGTCGGGAGTGGCTGACTGA